The nucleotide sequence ATCACAGTACAAGATTTCAACTAAGAGATGAACCTGTTAATATTCTACTATGTACTAGACATATCATTAAACAAATTAAGCTGACAATGATATTCGACTACCAACACCACTCACTCAACTGGATCTAACACTAGTCACTGCCGGCAAACTACCATCACCTAGAGACAAGACTGCAGAGAGGAGAAACAGATGGAGACCGGTACctgttgatgatggcatcaacgatgatctggatggggttggcgtcggtgagGAGGTGGATGATCTCCATGGTGTGCTTGATGATGCGGACGGCCATGATCTTCTTCCCGTTGTTGCGCCCGTGCATCATGAGGGAGTTGGTGAGGCGCTCGATGATGGGGCACTGCGCCTTGCGGAAGCGCTTGGCCGAGTAGCGGCCGGCCGAGTGCGGCAGGAACGTGTAGTGCTTCATCGACGTCACCGCGAGGTAGTCGTTCAGCGAGATGTCGGTCACCTGCGGAAACACGGTTAGCCACCGGCCAGATCTGCGCCTCCCCCGGCCGCCGCCAGAGCGGCGGCCGGCGGGAAAGGGAGGAGGGGTTGCGAGGGCGTTCTCACCTGAACATCCTCGAAGGTCCAGCGGTTGAAGAGCTTCACGTCGCCCCCGGGCACCGGCTCCACGACCGCCATGGCTGAGGGTGTGGTGGGggaggggaggtggcggcggcgggtgcagGAGAGTTGGAAAACCTAGTGGAATCGGCGCGCGGGGCGGGGATGGGGGCGAGGGGATCCAGTTTTATACAGCTGGGGAGCTAGGGTTTCTGATCTGACGGTGGCGGGGCGCTCGCGCATCGGCCAGACGGACGGTGGAGATCCGATTCGCTGAACCCGCTCCTTTTTTTCCTGCGGGGACTTCGCTGAACCCACTGGTGTACATGTTTTTCTTTTCGGCCCAAATCAGTATCCAAAAAAAAACAGCATCCAAATCCAGCACCCTAATTTTCCACTAGCAAAGGAAAAGAAAATTCTCTAATAAATAATAAAGAAATAAAGGAAAATACAACCACCTTAATTTCACACTACATGTGTACATGAGTAGTGAGAATGACACCAAAATTGTTTCGAAAAAAAACATGACACCAAAATTCACATGAATTTTAAAAGTAGCATTTTTGGGCAAACATATTAATCATATTTTAAGGGGTCATGATGGTATTTATTCACGTTGCCTCTTGTTTTCAGGGGAACTCGTGTAGCATCTACATAAACTTGCACATTTAAAAAAGGTTATACATCTGATATTTGTTTTATGTGAACTAGGGATTTTATTCAACGTTCAATACAGAAGGAGTACAAAGTGATATCTGGTATAATCCCTAGCCACATGTAGCGACCTATAGGGAGAGTCAGAAGATGCTTTTGATGTTGCATGTGCTTCAAAGTTGGCCTCCCGATTCTCACAACGAAGACTAACAATCACAAGATCTTTTCTAGTTCAAAACCAAATCATAGGAAGTTGCAGCACCCCTGTTGATGTTTGAGATAACTTCTATGCAATCAGACGTGATCATATGTCCGAGGTTGAAGTCTTGATGTGGAACTGAGGCTCTTTGCCCTTCCTTGTCCCTGCAAACGGCTGCCGTACACCCATATTGCCTTGACGAGAGCGTCCACTATCCACATCTATTTTAGCGACAACTCCATCTGGTGCAATCCAAATATGGACCCTTTTGGCACAGTGTAGCCGAAAAGTTGCTCGAAACAGGCAATAAGTTTTCGGATCTTTCATGTATCTACTAACAAAGCACGTGGTGGATAGAGGACTCTAAAATTCACTATCATGAACTACACGTCTTCTCGCCCACCAAATAGCCCACATGGTGATTAACTCTTGCTAGATCTTGCTTATTCATGGATTTAAAAAGCCATAAACGTGTGTCATTTGTCTGGTTCGAAATCACATGCTCGAGCACCTCTCCATCTCccgaggcgcgcccaggtgggttgtgcccacctcgagaaccttccggactccgtttttctcccgtttgctggtttcccaagataaaaaaacctttatataccccccgaacatGACCACCGTATTGCAGAGAAatcttttgttcttctttcttgccgTTTTCATGGTAGATCTATAATATGTCATCCCAAGGTTCGGAAGAGGATTGCCCGGTTTCTTACCAGCCTTTGGATAAGAATATCTTCAAAGACACCTACCCCTACATATGGTTCACcaatgaggaagatgaagatgaactAGTCCCCCCTCGTTTCAAGCAAGAAAGCAAGGAGGCATTATGCAAGAAGATAATAAAGCTTGAGATGGAGAATGAGGAACTGAGGATAGATAATTTTACCCTCCGACGCAAGCTGGAAAAAAGGATAAGCCTAttacatcatcaccaccaccaccttcttcattaccaaaggagacttgagttcatggtatggacattccccttggcttgtgccaagcttgggggaggtgtcccggtatcgtatcaccaccactatccTTACCTTTatctattttagttcgatcttcaGTTATCTTTTGACTTAGTTGAATAAAAGCTTAGTTCAATCCTTcaagtgtttgcttagtgatctatctatgtaGTCGTgttcgagatatataataaagtttagtttatgttttgctttctttacttttaagtttcaataaaaaagggaaataaatggaaaagatcatatgctaatattATGGTGAGTAATGATatcacacaaggaaaagtataagtggtaaaatttattggagattgacaaacatagcattggtcaatgatgcaactcatgaaaaaactaataaggaaagagagattcacatgcaaatacactatcttggacatcttttatgattgtgagcccccatcaaaatattatatgctaaaaatattgacgttggacaaggaagacaatgtaatgatttatgtttgttcatattcacatagaagttatattgtcatagatcctttaacatgtggtgcttgctcaatatcatTGGCCAAAATTCCGCACTgagtagagatactaattgtgcatCCGAAACCCTTAAaccccatacctacctatggattaagtaagatccttcaagtaagttatcatcggtggaataaggcaataaaaattgcttctaaatgtgttagatcatttagtgtaagagaaaattaagcgttgtgcgaacttgtgatggcaaaataataaaagtgacagactgcataataaatgttgctatcacaaggggcaatataacgtgacgttcttttgcgctAAGAGATCGAGCCTACTAACAAAAAGCGCATgtcaacctatgcttccctctgcgaagggcatatcttttacttttctgtatttacttttatgcaagagtcaaagtattcttccctattcctttttattttctcttttgcaagcaccatgtggtgaggaaagatctaggcacatatatccagttggatatgagtgggcatgagttattattgttgacatcacccttgaggtgaatacgttgggagacgtaagcccctatctttctgtgtgtccggttggaactttttgctcatgtgtatgcggtgagtgttagtaatcatagaatactatatgatggttgagtatgtggacttgccaaaaggctccgataagtgacccttcctgaaaagatgatgaattgtagttgcaaagttgctgagaacatagtttgttggttttcaatagagtttatgctttatatttcgatgttgtgatgaattgttacttgttcatgagaagttatatgataaaagttgtTTGATAAAGTTTCATGTTAAAAGTTCTATAATAAagttttgttgctgttataataatatgcatgatgcttctatgtctgtattgtgtttttatcgacacctctctctctaagaatgtggacatgtttttcgatttcggtttccgcttgaggacaagcaaggtctaaacttggcgagttgatacatccattttgcatcatgttttcttactgttatttataatgttgttatgaataataatgctttatggagtaactctaatgccttttctctcataatatgc is from Triticum aestivum cultivar Chinese Spring chromosome 3A, IWGSC CS RefSeq v2.1, whole genome shotgun sequence and encodes:
- the LOC123060232 gene encoding 40S ribosomal protein S5; the protein is MAVVEPVPGGDVKLFNRWTFEDVQVTDISLNDYLAVTSMKHYTFLPHSAGRYSAKRFRKAQCPIIERLTNSLMMHGRNNGKKIMAVRIIKHTMEIIHLLTDANPIQIIVDAIINSGPREDATRIGSAGVVRRQAVDISPLRRVNQAIYLLTTGARESAFRNVKTIAECLADELINAAKGSSNSYAIKKKDEIERVAKANR